The segment AACACGCTTTATCTCAGCGTTGCCAGCAGTTGGGAAATTATCATTAAATCCAACATTGGCAAGCTTCCCCTTCCAGAACCTCCGACCCAATTTATTCGATCTTGCCTAACGGCTAACCGTTTTGAGAGCCTGACCATCAATCTCGCCCACATTCTGCAAGTGGATAGCCTTCCCGATCATCACAAAGATCCATTCGATCGAATTCTAATTGCCCAAGCTCAGGTCGAAAACATCCCGATTCTGACGATTGATCATCTCATCGCTCAGTACCCCGTACAAACCATTTGGTGAAGCATCGCGATCACCATGATTCTCTATTCTTTCACCTAAAATC is part of the Leptolyngbya boryana PCC 6306 genome and harbors:
- a CDS encoding type II toxin-antitoxin system VapC family toxin, whose translation is MRALLDTHALLWWVTNNSRLSVPVQDIISNPENTLYLSVASSWEIIIKSNIGKLPLPEPPTQFIRSCLTANRFESLTINLAHILQVDSLPDHHKDPFDRILIAQAQVENIPILTIDHLIAQYPVQTIW